A single Xiphias gladius isolate SHS-SW01 ecotype Sanya breed wild chromosome 22, ASM1685928v1, whole genome shotgun sequence DNA region contains:
- the si:ch211-225p5.8 gene encoding sodium channel subunit beta-1 isoform X2: protein MSPAEMICHFFLLVFVSLFVSQCHGGCAEVDSLTEAVAGGGFLLGCISCKRREEVPAQASVDWHFKPVGEEEFRHIFHYDHPSADILHEDFSDRLEWYGTQNSDIQTGAIFIHNVTFNDTGTYRCSFHRTIFLPLSNEHITVEKEVELSVVAAANRELTGVISEIMMYVLIVVLQLWLIVVLVYCYKKISDEHEAREAHKALKGQAV from the exons ATGTCTCCAGCAGAAATGATATGCCACttctttcttttagtttttgtcaGTCTTTTTG tgtcTCAGTGCCACGGCGGCTGTGCGGAGGTGGACTCCCTGACTGAAGCCGTGGCAGGAGGGGGATTCCTGCTCGGCTGCATCTCCtgtaaaagaagagaggaggtcCCTGCCCAAGCTTCCGTAGACTGGCACTTCAAAccagtgggggaggaggagttCAGGCAT ATTTTCCACTATGACCACCCCAGTGCTGACATCCTGCATGAAGATTTCAGCGACCGTCTGGAGTGGTATGGGACGCAAAACAGCGATATTCAGACAGGAGCCATTTTCATTCACAATGTCACCTTCAATGACACGGGGACGTACCGATGCAGCTTTCACCGCACCATCTTCCTGCCATTGTCTAATGAGCACATCACTgtggagaaggaggtggagcTCAGCGTGGTGGCTGCAG ccAATCGGGAGCTGACAGGAGTGATCTCAGAGATAATGATGTATGTGCTGATCGTGGTTCTGCAGCTGTGGCTCATTGTGGTTCTGGTCTACTGTTACAAGAAGATTTCGGATGAGCACGAGGCTCGCGAGGCCCATAAAGCTCTCAAGGGTCAGGCAGT